AGGCGTCCAGCGCCAGCATCGCGGCAATCACCACCGCGAGCAGGGTCGCGTAGGCCCAGGCGTGGGTGCGGTCGCCGATGCGCGGCGGCCGGCGGCGCAGCACGGCGATCACGGGCAGCGCGCCGAGCAGCAGCGCCCCGGCGGCGCGCGGGTCCACCGTCCCGACCAGCGGCACGCCCGCGCGGGCGGCGACGGGGGCGGTGTGGCCGAGCAGCGAGACGGCGGCGGCGGGCAGCGCGAGGGCGAGGGTGAGGGGGTTGGCGAGGGTGGTCGCGGTCCGCATGGTGTGTCCGGCCCGCCGCATCGCCGGGACGGTCAGGACGCTGCCGCCGACCCCGAGGAAGGCCGCGACGGCGCCGATCGGCGCTCCGAGCACGGCGGGCAGTCCCGCGCCGCCGGGGCTGCCGAGGGTGCTGTCGCTGCCGGGGCTGCCGGCACCGTCGGCGCTGTCGGCACCGTCGGCCGGGGCCTGCGGCTTCAGGAACCCGGGGCGCAGCAGCAGGTCGGCGAGGGTGAGGGCGACATAGGCGGTGAACGCCCAGCGGACCGGTCCCGACGGCGCGAGCCGGGCGGCGAGCGCGCCCAGCGCCCCGCCGACGGCCAGCAGCGCGAGCAGCGGGCGCCCGCCGCGCAGCGCGGCGAGGGTGGGGCGCGGGGTGACGGCGGTGGCGAAACCGGCGTTCACCACCATGACCACCGCCGAGGTGGCCGTCGCCACCCTCATCGCGTCCGTGCCGAGCGCGCCGTCCGCCCACACCACCACCGGGACGGCGACGAATCCGCCGCCGAACCCGAACAACACCGTCGTGAGCCCGGTGAGGACCCCGATTCCGAGCAGCGCGAGAACATCCATGGGGCTCAGTCCACCAGCCGCCGACCAGGGCCCGCATGCGATGATCGGCGCCGTTCTTTCGCGTCTCGGCCGGTAGGGTCGAGGGGTGAAGAACGTTCCGCTGTCCGAGGTGGACGCCGCGCCGCGGGCGGTGCTGCCGATCGGCACCGACTACCCGCCGGGCCTGCTGCTCGACTGGCACGAGCACCGGCGGGCCCAGTTCCTGTACGGCGCGACCGGGGTGATGGTCGCCGACACCGCCGACGGGTCGTGGACGGTCCCGCCCGAGCGCGCCCTGCTCATCCCGGCCACCACCCGGCACCGGGTGCGGATGCTCGGGGTGAGCACCAGGAGCCTGTACGTCGAACCGGCCGCGGTGCCGTGGTGGCCCGCCCGGTGCACGGTCGTGGACGTGCCGCCGCTGCTGCGTGAACTGCTGCTGGCCGCGGTCGAGTTCGAGGCCGACTACGACCTGTCGGGGCGGGCCGGGCAGGTGGTGGCGCTGATGCTGCACGAGATCGCGGCGCTCACCCCGCTGCCCTTCCACATCGCGGTGCCCGCTGCCCCCGAGCTGGCCGCGCTCTGCCGGGCGTATCTGGCGGCGCCCGACGTGGCGGTCACCAACGCGCTCTGGGCGCGGCGGGCGGCGATGAGCGAGCGGGCCTTCACCCGCAGGTTCAGGGAGCAGACGGGGGAGAGCCCGGCGGGCTGGCGGGCCCGCGCCCGGCTGCTGGCGGCGCTGCCGCTGCTGCGGTCGGGCACGGTGACCGAGGTGGCCGGGCGCCTCGGCTACGCCTCGCCCGCCGCGTTCACCGCCGCCTTCACCCGGCTGTTCGGGGCGCCGCCGTCCCGGTTCCACGGGCGGTGAGGGGCGCGCGGTGCGCCGGCTCCGCTCAGAACGCGGAGAGGGTGAGGGTGAAGCCGGTCGGGGCGGTGTCCTGGATGTAGGAGGCGAAGTCGGCGACGTCGTCGAAGGCGAAGCCGTACGCCTTGCCGTCCTCGGTCGCCGCGTGGATCGCCTTGGCGTAGTGGTTGGTCAGCGCGCCCTGGTAGAAGGCGGCCGGGTCGGTGCCGGGCTGGGCGGTGGTGCTGAGCAGCGTGGAGCGGTTGAACCCGGCGCCGAGGACGGCGGCGACGGGTCCCGTGGTGCCGTCGTTGGGGGCGGCGAGGTTGCCGTCGCAGAACAGGACGTCCCGGGTGGACGGCTTGGCGAAGGAGACCGAGGCGGGCCCGTCGAAGGTGAACTGCTCGCCGCGGACCCGGCCGGTGAACGCGCCGGCGTTGGTGGTGACCGTGAGGTCCTTGCCGGTGTAGGTGGACCAGACCTCGTCGATGTAGGGCGCGAAGTAGTCCTTGGCGAAGAGGCCGGCGTCGAGGCCGTGGCCGGGCGCGATGATGCGGGTGTCGTCGACGACGAGCGGGGCGAACTCCTCGATCGCGCGGACGGCGTCGAAGGCCGCGGCGCGTCCGCCGGAGCGCAGGGTGCCGGTGGTCTGGTCCTTGTCGCCGGTGAGCCGGATGGCCATCGGCACGCTGAACATGTCGACCATCGTGGTGTTGCAGAACATGCCGGCCGCGTTGTGGGTGAACTCGGCGCAGTCGTGCAGCACTCCGTAGTTGGGGTCGGACTCGACCCAGCCCGCCGGGTACTGGAGGGCGGCGGCGCCGTTGCCGTCGGTGACGGCCTTGAACTTGAGCTTCTCGCCGAGCGCGACGTAGATGCGGCCCGACATGTAGGGCAGGGACAGCTTGGTCTCGCCGTTGCCGGCGAGCGGGATGGCGTAGTCGGTGAAGCCGTCGGCGCCGTTGTCGGAGACGGCGATGGGGGCGACGGCGCCCTCGGGGGTGAGGCGGACCTGCTTGCCGTCCACGTTGCCGACGACGTAGAGGTGCACGGAGGCGTTGTCGAACGAGCCGCTGTTGTTGACGATGGTCACGGGGAGCGCGCCGGCCGCCGCGAGGGTCTTGCCGTCGCTCTGGTCGGCGAGCGCGTAGGGGGCGACGGCGGCGACGGCCGGGGCCGCCACGACCGCGCCACCGAGGGCGAACATCATCTTGCGGCGG
The sequence above is a segment of the Streptomyces griseoviridis genome. Coding sequences within it:
- a CDS encoding glycoside hydrolase family 64 protein; the protein is MTPRHQRNLTRRKMMFALGGAVVAAPAVAAVAPYALADQSDGKTLAAAGALPVTIVNNSGSFDNASVHLYVVGNVDGKQVRLTPEGAVAPIAVSDNGADGFTDYAIPLAGNGETKLSLPYMSGRIYVALGEKLKFKAVTDGNGAAALQYPAGWVESDPNYGVLHDCAEFTHNAAGMFCNTTMVDMFSVPMAIRLTGDKDQTTGTLRSGGRAAAFDAVRAIEEFAPLVVDDTRIIAPGHGLDAGLFAKDYFAPYIDEVWSTYTGKDLTVTTNAGAFTGRVRGEQFTFDGPASVSFAKPSTRDVLFCDGNLAAPNDGTTGPVAAVLGAGFNRSTLLSTTAQPGTDPAAFYQGALTNHYAKAIHAATEDGKAYGFAFDDVADFASYIQDTAPTGFTLTLSAF
- a CDS encoding sulfite exporter TauE/SafE family protein is translated as MDVLALLGIGVLTGLTTVLFGFGGGFVAVPVVVWADGALGTDAMRVATATSAVVMVVNAGFATAVTPRPTLAALRGGRPLLALLAVGGALGALAARLAPSGPVRWAFTAYVALTLADLLLRPGFLKPQAPADGADSADGAGSPGSDSTLGSPGGAGLPAVLGAPIGAVAAFLGVGGSVLTVPAMRRAGHTMRTATTLANPLTLALALPAAAVSLLGHTAPVAARAGVPLVGTVDPRAAGALLLGALPVIAVLRRRPPRIGDRTHAWAYATLLAVVIAAMLALDA
- a CDS encoding AraC family transcriptional regulator encodes the protein MKNVPLSEVDAAPRAVLPIGTDYPPGLLLDWHEHRRAQFLYGATGVMVADTADGSWTVPPERALLIPATTRHRVRMLGVSTRSLYVEPAAVPWWPARCTVVDVPPLLRELLLAAVEFEADYDLSGRAGQVVALMLHEIAALTPLPFHIAVPAAPELAALCRAYLAAPDVAVTNALWARRAAMSERAFTRRFREQTGESPAGWRARARLLAALPLLRSGTVTEVAGRLGYASPAAFTAAFTRLFGAPPSRFHGR